In Papaver somniferum cultivar HN1 chromosome 9, ASM357369v1, whole genome shotgun sequence, the genomic stretch GTGGGGCGTGAcacctagtgactggtgtgatcgatcacaagcaataccatgaatatatggtaaccggtcctggtaattgacgtaaccaatcctggtaactgacataactggtcctggtaacttgtgtgttcgatcacaagtaatccatattaaggtagaaccaatctttgTGATTGGTAGAACatattaaacccatgattgtgatttgataattgatcaatcacatagttgtcttggaatacagatgaaccaattctaaacttgtttgaaagtgtggtataatcgattccaagattgtaaatatgaaagaggatttacaaagaaaagatgtcaacatacttcgaacacgaacaataactcttatcttttattgttcaaagatattccttaataactcatggagatcccggtccgaaataaattaagaatcttttaattaaggttgttagttttatatgctttaattaccagcaattaaatgcatatctttagaaaataaaaattagtaatgtgcatttactgattggagattttttattgagagatttcggaaatattggacgaagcatttccaggaattatgaaaaccgattttgggcatttattgcatatcttgagaatattcggttttggaaattccttggtgtccaaacatccttggtctaaaaatacctaagtttgtatctcttgcaaattatcctaagagccaggtaaacttcatctttttgttgtttccggTGGAGCCCGTccatccggagaggaaagtaccctaattaggcgaaatctcttacgaccgctcgtttaaagacttttgtgggatcaaattttgggcatttattgcatatcttgagaataatcgattttggaaattccttggtgtccaaacatccttgatctaaaaatacctaagtttgtatcTCTTACAAATTATCCTAAGAGccgggcaaacttcatctttttgttgtttccggTGGAGTCATCTATCCGgataggaaagtaccctaattaggcgaaatctcttacgaccgctcgtttaaagacttctgtgggatcaagaagctctacgagtaccgttggtgggaaactagataattgcagtttattagtttttgattgatttgattgactaacggttgttgaactttggttgcacctagtttgtttattcttgagaatcttctcttttgatataagattcactcaaactagatcgaagtttcaacgtgatctttagaactgtttgtagatctaaaggcatcttgtgataatccattgttaacagactccattctgtgcgtgattgatcacaagagattcaagtggtgttgtgcaggtttaattgaagattaaagaagacgaagaagatattttattggtttctcatatctttgtgtaacacaaaccttgatcggctgggatccaattagaatcagatttattcgacttattagttgcgtgagatcgacatcgctttatagtctcgattgattgcaaatctaaactcagCTACTTCGTAGTTGTTGGATAAATTGatataaccaggcaaaggagtttattagtttaaaaggaagagcctttgcatatgatttgagatatatttatcttgaaagaatcaatagagttgttaccaaacagatttgttgttcctttactgtttggaatacgatccaaatgaattgttccggTGCGtgtacttattgaatgtcggaagcgcagggatactgaagaaactaagtgaactagttttagttgcttggtctcaactatacgaagttggtttagattttgtataacagcttaattccgagaatattcaattctggactaggtcccggggtttttctgcatttgcggtttcctcgttaacaaaatctttctgtgtcatttacttttatattccgcaattataattcttgttattataatttacaataaattacataaacgttaattatgtattacttgatagtgatcctatagagtttggttaagtctgaacctattatcaagtaattacactttgattattgtattgtctcgatctcatatccatagacgatcacacaaagtgtgaataccgatttgtcgtattgtcttgactttgtccatagacaatcactctcGGTAagatgacttataggtggatattttaaagattgtggtgtatttgggtaccctcattttttcagttggtatcagagcagacaaacacgaaaagatctaacaatttgtgtttggtgcgatccaaacaCAAAAGAAATGAACTCGAATTCAAATGAATCGATTTCAATTAACGTAcctccaagatttgacggaacaaactatctatggtggaaatctgatatgagatcttttcttcaatcacgagactttaatacgtgactattagtcgtcgatggttataatcgcCCGAAAGTAGAAAATTTGAAAACTGAGTTTAAACTCTCAGTGGATTATACAAGCGGAGAAAAATCTTtttcaaagcagaattcagatggtttgaatgcaatTATACATGATGTaagccgtgatctacaacatcatgtatctacATGCCAAACTTCAAAGGAAGCTTGGGATAACCTTCAGATcctattcgaaggaaacacatcagaaaaagaagctagacttcaaacttccacttctgattgggaaaaacttcgaatggatgacaatgacacttttgaagagtttcatattaaactttcTAAGATAGTTAAtgtttctttctctcttggaaagactattctgaaaaagatataatatgcaaaattctcagatggtttccatctagatacgaatctaagaagcatgcaatcatagaagcaaatgatctttcaacacttTCACGAAGCACACTTgtcggaaagttaaagatctttgatcatgaatcacggtttattcaagctaaaggaattgcttttaaagctgcaaaattTCCAAAAGCTCCGATGGAGAAAGATAGATTGATGGATTATTCTAATGAactgattgcagaaaattctgatgatgaaattgaactatcattatcattaatcactagacagtttcgagatctcttaaaaaaaaagattcataaagatactcatcgatcttctcgacccCATGTTCGAGTTCCTATCAAGAACAAGAaatatcatgaagaagatgatgaatatcagcctcaatgttttaagtgtaaaggttttggtcatatgGCTAAAGACTTTCCTGATCTtaggaaatacactggaagcaaggtaTTGGTTGTAACTCTAGACGatacctctgattcatatgactctgaagaagaggaaacaactaatattgcactaATTGTAGATTGGATTCCCTCTTCCTCCATTAGTTATTTAACCATTTTAATAATGGATATGTCTTCAGATGCTgaaaaatcatctaatggtaaagggaaaaataagataaATTGTAAAACTATCTCAAAAAACAGGATTGCTAAAAGGTACATATGCAACTCCaaccaatctcaagatactttgttaattcgaggtaacaagaaaagatttttcatacgatactagatcaaggacacaCTGGTTGTTCCAAATTCCACGATGAGAGAacatctcatactaataccacctaaACGGTATTAAAATTACATCCTCACCTTGTGTGCCGAATCTGTGTTTGAGGAAgtaaaaatcaaggcacttatgtgtagattatcggatcaaaatctagtaattgaaaatatatttaagatattcgcatttataggaaaattatatTTTCagaagtatgaaaaatataaaaagattattctccttctttggtcattccttgtccgaactatgagtcAGGATCCAATGTGTTCTCTTGAAAAGGTGCTTGATCTGAAAGATCtctttaagaataagtctgcacCTCCTCTGGATGTTGAGAAACCTAAGAggaaatcaaaaagagagattggctaagtaagaaggaaagagagaatatgctgaagaaatATCAgtatattgaagcattgacacacttttgtgttcaatcaaagaaagaattacatgctcttgcataATCCTTCACGAAACATCTCAACTGCAAGAAAttatggtcaagcaacaaggttacctacttgaagaaattcacaagctgaagactgaaatTAATAACCTGCCTTCCTCtagcactgatatgaaggatTAAGTTGCTCATAAAATAAGAATAAACtcttattttaaagaaaaatagacatcaatttttgatttattttgattattgtataaggtctatttttgaaaaactatcattatttatgaataaaattattattttataaaaaaattgtgatagttttcgattacatagcttgtgcttgaatgtctatattatttctatgtgttttcggtttatgggatgtatGATTTCGGAtatcataaccttaatatttgatctcatatgatgtgaacccttatggtttgtgtgactttttgatttagcgggattaagttctatcccatgttggtaggctttatcaaaggatcataaggagttccgattgagactcatatgtaaaaagtcacaatgtgttgaatgaatttgtgtttacatgagttgagtttagcataaacatatgtgtttcgggttttcaacttttgctattggcacgcattagttaaaaccgattcaacttttctatggtaaaggttgctctttgttgttgttcttttgttcttgcgagagaatgacaacatactggggagagttctaacttgaacttgcgcttaatgatatatcttttggggagaagaggatgcagaatctgaggtaacaaagttgttagttaatcgttttcctgtttaagaaaatcctgcttatattgcatatattttgcttttgcttaacaaaatttcggtacaatatgtgtgtgtgtgtgtgactcaattgtttccggttaagaaaaaatgtatcaatttatttgacttatttattggtatcttctttattgtttgatatcaagtGTTTTGGCTAAACGAAAtttcggtgctataatgtctacgtttgtttcaattgcttccggttaagaaaaataattgtgcaagtcaacttattttggtttgtatgaattgtttatggcttaacgtaataggggatcatttgtttagtgcaattcgattccggataagagaaactaagttaatcctgatcttagttagacttatcaaagtgaaagattcggttattcaagtctaatcgaattccttgacaagaaatactagttaactaacctagtacttgtcttgtctaaagtgaaaggtctaagttattgtttgaataattgtaacctgatgagagaaataaagttaaatctgatttttattttggtcttatcgaaataagcggttGTATGTTTACAATCGGTGTAACAAGGGAACTAAGTCTCTTAGTCAATTtattaaactattagggaaaattgctccgggaaattgtttccttgataacatattaaaaccaaattacttgtagtttcggtttttatattggttatctaaagtggtatgtgaaacctttgtgcttaactcttataggttgtacaagtcttttagatttgtaagtatcctttcggtttgacctttatttgctcgaacctttgtcattttgtgacaaaaagggggagaaatatatggagtaaacaagtgatttgtaatcactaaggaaatgacaattatgcttaaacgttatatctaatgaaagagtaaagcattgactaagggggagcaacatatcatattTCCATTGTAGTTATCTTGACTACAAAAGGAGAataagatgttcggattgaaaatctacctatctcacctttatgaggagtattaactttgttattaaaatgtcaacaacgacatttattaattgagtatatgtaggttattgtgttgttgaaacttggaatcaagtgtatgtttaatgaattcttgtaatttgtttatccgtatgtattaagagttttgtcactaaaattgacaaagggggagattgttagagcatagctccgctgaacccaccaagcattggtatgtcaagtttggttgccatattttagtgaaccaaaactcatctaagagtcgcttgattatgtactagagacaacttcgtataggttagactagaaagtctaggattatgagacatacaagtattactcgaagacctgaagaatgtgaagaagtaatgagctacaacgacgacatcatccttcctcttgaggttagtaatattgacttgaactgtttcattcctaacgtatctttcaagtcgttctatattgaaaacattactgcgaagctgtgaatgattattatactctagtagtgaaacatgatcatatgatcatggtGTTAAGAAATTAgagacgcttatcttttgaacttcgtatgtatgacatcgacataatcgtatgaatgctattgtgattatgtgtatgggtaaaggtgaagatttcatcctaggaaacaatgtttacattttttaaaggaaatacattcatgaacttgttttatgaatcgaaagggaaatcgccaggcttattggtattgttattcattgcatatctttggattaccaatatgtatgagttagtagaaccgatcataacttgttatgtatcttggtataactaatcgtagtgcctgacttatgatttagtatgactagtttttattaattagtgtaaccgatcctaagtaatcacctaagatggtgtgaccgatcctagtaattggtgtgaccgatcataaaaaaattgtgtaatcgatccttgtaatttgtGTAACctgtcctagtaattggtgtaaccgatcctagtagctggtgtgaccgatcacaagcaataccatgagtatatggtaaccggtcctggtacttgacataaccgatcctggtaactgacatagccggtcctggtaacttgtgtgttcgATCACAAGTAATCCAAATTAAGGTAGAACTGATATTTGTGATTGGTAGAATCGattgaacccatgattgtgatttgataattggtcaatcacatagttgtcttggaatacagatgaaccaattctaaacttgtttggaagtgtggtataatcgattccaagattgtaaatatgaaagaggatttacaaagaaaagatgtcaacatacttcgaacacgaacaataacccttatcttttattgttcaaagatattccttaataactcatgGAGATCCTGATACGAAATAAATTTGGGCCAATGACGTTTGGTACCACAATAAAAGTTAACGAAACACAAAATACCATAACTTGACATAATAACATTCCATTTTATTGTGTGACTAACTCGCCCCCAACAAAACATGGATTACCTAACATATCCTCGGACTTGGGGTAACACATTTTGATATGGGATCTGGTGCATGATTGATTTGGATGTTTGATCGACAAAATATATGGTTGTTATAATGAAAGAGTATTGATTTGGTCGGTAAGTTTGTGATCCAGGGTTTCCAGTAAAAGAGTTTTAATTAGGTTTCcagtaaatgagttttgattagaCTCGTGATATAAAATCCTGATGGTCCTTTAAAGTTCTGATCAGAATTTACATCGTTTCTGTGGGCTTCATTTGTTGAATGACTACATAGGATTCCCATTCATGGTGGATCAACAGAAGTAAGTTTGTGTTGCAGCCGATTAACTGTATGGTATAAGAAAGTTTAAAATTGATTAGTTATGATGATTCATGTCAATCTAAAAAAAAGTATCTTGTGTAACTGATTTCAAATCTCTATTCTTGAGACTTCAATaggatgttgtttcaattagtgTTACTTTAATCTAAAAAAAAGTATCTTGTTTAAATTCTCTCCGGATTGAATCTACCTTCAACACTATCTACAGTTTGATATACAGAGATTAAGTTACCTTGTTAGCCTCATTAAACatccatttcaaaaaactcaattcattaaaagttctcACAAAGCCAATATCACAGTTCTAAATGGATTTCTTACAAGATTACTAGTTGCGCAGAAAAGACCCAGTTCATTACAACCGAGATCAACATCTGCATTTACAGTACTCTCTGCAAAGAATCCCTAGCTAGTTACTAATTGCTAGCATTTACAACATAGCATTCAAAATATCCATTCACACCCTTTTCAAACTCCTATAAAGAAAAACACCCACATTTACAATAACTACACTGATATAGTTCATCAAGACAACAAAATGAAAACAACTACTTGGACCGGCCGACTAACATAAACTTCACACAAGAACAAGATGATTCTTACCAGCAACAAGAAGATCAGACAGAACCAGAAAGACTATTTGGAGAAAACTTGCTAATCATATTAAAGCTTGAAACTATGCACAAATTCTCATCTTTCTGAATCTCTGGAGAACTCTAATCAGaatctttatcttcatcttcatcatcacttccaaaaccttcttcctcaacatcatcttcttcatcactattgTTGGATGCAGCAGTACCATACCCATCTGACATATCTTCATACTCCTCTATTTGTTCCTCCTCATCTGCCTCATCTGCTCTCTCGATCTCTGGATTTTCATCAACATCAATGCCCTCTGTCTTCTGTTCATCCGAGTCGATATCTAAAAGATCTCGCATGGTCCTGGTGAAGATTGGAGGATTTACCTTCTCATACAGATAAAGCTCATACTCTCCACATCTTCctcaaattcttcaccagttacCTCAACATATTCTTGTTCAAAATCACAATCTGTCTCACTATTTCGCTTATTACAAGTATTCAACCTTGCATGCTttgcatctctctctctctccctgttTACGAGCTTCCCTCGCCAAGATTTTCTCCTTCCAGAAAGCATATTCAACTGCATATTCCTGCCTTCCCCTTACATACTCAACTTTGCGATTCCTTCGTTGTATTTCTGCGAACGACAATCTTTCcagaacatgaccatcccaagtgatgggtaagaatctacccaaaattcactcccaggaattAGATGCGGGGGTAACGAATGTTCATGGAACGTCTCGGTATCCAAATTGAAAGAACTTATGCAAGTATCATGCGGATGACAATCCTTCcagaaaatacaaccatgtgttGTGCATACACACCTGAACTCTGAATAGTAAAAGGAATCTCCCTTATTATGTTCCTTCATCCTCTctcgtctcctagagtgtgtacttaaactttaccatccatgtgaatgtgaactaccttgtactcattggtacgttgactgtatccgaaacccccaattacgttgtatcgtggataccacccaagtacttgatctcgtgcaattgggatgcatacttgtggcagatggaggtgctcacccgttgcTGGATTCATAATATgtataggatcttgtatgccgtggtgtgaaacacaaaaacataccagaccgttGCAAGATCCTAGGTTCTGTCAAACGGGGGACCGTGACCACGAAGAGAAAGATATTAAGTTTTAATTTCTTGCAAGGTATTTTCCACTGACCACGAAGAGTCTTTTCTTACCTTATTTAAATTGTCCGCCAAAGCTTTGCAATCGGTTACTATGAACACGCTTGATAATATATTTTCTTCTAACCACGTAACATCCTTTAATAAGGATTTTGCGTCTGCGTGGAAAGCTGACGTTGCCCACTCCGAACCCGCAGATATGTGCATGAAAGTTTCTTCATCATCTGAGTATAGAATGAAAGCATAGCCCAGATGCCAGTTATGATTTATCTCGTTTCATTACGACAATCAGTgagtgaaaaaaataaaaagataagtaTAGGACTCGAACCTAAGGTACTATGAGGTAACTTGAAGCCTATCTGGCAACCAGTTTCATAGGTGTCATGACTTTCGTGTACACTGTCATGGCTTTCGTGTACACTGCGATGAAATGGAAAGAAGTTTTCATCATCGATCAGGATGTGTTTGGTGAAGATTTGGTACTACAAATGTCATCACTTCTTGTAAAAATGTCAATGACACCTTACGAAGTTGGCATTATTATTTCGTGGAGGATGTGAACTCCTTCACATGGTAAGTGTTCTGATTCCATGCTTAATTGAATCATATAGTACAAAGCTCAGTATAACAATGTCTATGTAACAATCAACTCTCAAGGAAAATATAAATCAGCATAAAAGGTAACAATTAAAGCTAGATTGGATCAAAAATTTTGTTTAAGACTGTATAGGCTCAAGCCTTGCGAAATTTCGAAAGCAGACAAAAAATTGAAACAAGGATAATAAAAGGTAACAGATAATGGTGCAGAATCAAAACATTTTAGTGTTCTATCCATGATGGTTCAAGGAATTACACAAATCTCCACAAATTCTAGAAAAGAGAAAACTGACAGTACTTGTAAACACACAAGGGGATTTCTTAAAGATCCTCACAAACACTACCGTATCAACATTGACATATTAAGAGTAATGTTAAGTGTCTGAAGAGCTTGTCAAGAACTTAACCACACAATTTGGGGGTTTCGGAAACATTAGAAGCTGCTTAATTACACTGTTTTGTTCCAAGTGGTCTTCGAAGAGCCTTAGAGAAGCTACAATGGTTACACACTCAAGAAACTGGACATACTTCAGAAATAGATTAATTGCATTTAGCTCCATGGAATGACCTTCAAAAATTTTAAATTTGATTACCTTGAGGTGTGGTGGCAAACATTTAGGATCAAGTGACCAACAATCCTCATCTTCTACGCAAGTGATTTTAACACTCTACACAAGAATCAAAGCAAAGGTTCAGCAAAATACGATACAACAACTGGAATAAGTAGTAATGCTAACATAAACACAAGCTACTTAGTTTTTTTATTAGAGAATCCAAATGGttatgcaaaaaaataaaaagttaatgAAAGCTTAGTGACTTGCAAAGGGGAAAACGAGTTATTCCCGTTTAGGAAACTGAATTTTTGCAATACGAATCAACCATTTTACCAAATACGGTAACAATAATTCTCAATCGGAGAACTGACTAAACCACCGGTTGAGATTCAGACAAAAAATATCAGAATAAAGCTTATACTACAAAAGTGCCATACTGATTATTTTCACAACAACATAATAAATTATAAGAATCATCTAAAATAATGATGCATACCAGAAATGAGTCAGCACATATTTTAAGGAGCTTTTCACTTGAAAGCTCTTCAAAAATCTTGACAAATACTTTGTTTGGGTCATCGTATTCTTCAAAATCCTGAATATTTAAGTTAACAGTGGCCTCCACTAGTGACGGAAAGCTACCAAGGAGAAAGTCTGTTGCTGGCTCTCCTGTGTAGCTAATGGTCAATAAAATAGGAGCATCAATCTCCACCGTAGACTCTGTAAATCCACAGTAAGTAATGGCCAAGTGCTTCAGTGTAGGGTGTCCAATGCGTAACCGCTCGAAAATATCACAAAAAGTCAAACTCAACTTTTCAAGGATGGGGCAGTTTGAAAAGAATTTTCTTGTCGAGGTAATCTCATTCAGAAACTGAAGAGACTCGAGCCGAAGAATCTTGAGATTTGGAAAATAAATTGTGTTAGGAATAATGAATTTGGCAATAACAGCAAGGTCGAAACGTAAATCAAGCAGTATCAACGAATCATAAGTAAAAAATGACAGAGGAAATATGAAGGATGTACTCGAGTAATTCATGTAAAGATAAAATTCTTCAACTTTACGTTTTATGATAGTTCTGATCCATCTAGAAACTTGATATTTGTCAAATTTCTCATCCAAATCAAGATCGAATTTTTGGATCTTAGGCTTTTCATGGAGAAACAGTACCGTGTCTAGAAAATTCTCTAACGGTTTGTTTCAAGCATTGCTTCATCACTAAAACGTTCTTCAGTTTGCCAGTTAcgaaaatcaagtgtagggataGAGTTGGATACATACTTCCATCTTTTGGTTTTGGACAAAATGCAGGTAGACATAGCACATTTAGCTGGTAACAAGGAAAGAATATGGTGGATAAGTTCATCAGGTAAATTACTTATCCTATCCTCTCCCATGATTCAAAGTGATGTTTCTCCTGAGAGAGCAATTAAATGGGAGTCAGTATAAAATAACATGAGTCACATCTAATCCCTTTGTGGTTTTCTATGCTACTCATTTCATCAAACAGTTGGCATGCATGCGAATCAAACAAACAGAGATAAAGATTATATCCACTGCCAACGAagagtattattatttttctttcgaaACATCCATTCACATTAGtggtttacgtcactctaaaatGTATGTACCAATCAAGATATGTCTCTTCCAGAGATGTTGCTTGAACAAAGTCCATGGAGCAACAAAATGATGATGTGGTGCCTTAACCAGATAATTGTGCGACTGTTGAGAGAATATGGAGCGGTCACCTTGTTAAACCAACATCATTTTGTTGTTAAGAAAATATATCCATAGAGTACGAGATTTATGATTACATCATCGCGCTTCTGCTTAGTATGGGAATCAGGTAAATCTATGTTATTATTCATGTTGATTTAAGTTACGATACACAAAATTCTATATGGTTTACTGATGGTGTTTCATCATCGTCATTCTTCCATTATCATCACATAATTTTCTGAATAATtgtattcaaaagaaaaacagtTGCATCTCTTTCATTATTTGGTTAACCAAGAACAAAAATAACCAACTAGGAAAACTACTAGTACCATTTGCATTAAAGTGCTATGTATTTATCATCATGGGACTGATGTTTACAGAATTCCATTTCTCTTACTAAGATCAAAATGAACTTTACTAAAGTGTGGTGTTTGTTGTGTGATTAGAATTTAGTAACTTTCTTTCCAACGATGATCAAAATAAGCTTTCATTGGTAATTGTGGTGCTTAGGTAAATTGAATGTTCGgcgtgggcatgaaagcacaatcctacggtcttgtgcatctcaaaattgatcctaggcatgtcaaatttaaacttgggaatatcaagtttaatcttgggcatgggcatgaaaacacAACCCTGCGGTCTTGGgcttctcaaaattcaaactaggcatgccaaatttaaacttgggcatgtcaaataaaatcttgggcatgggcatgaaagtacaagcttacggtcttgggcatctaaaaattgatcttaggcatgtcaaataaaatattgggcatggacatgaaagaATAACCCTACGGTCTCGGGCATATCAAAGTTGGTCCTAcacatgtcaaattcaaacttgggcatatcaagtttaatcttgggcatgcgcatgaaagcacaaccctacggtcttgggcatctcatttTAATCCTACGCATGTCAAATTTAACTGGGGCatgtcaagtttaatcttgggcatgggcatgaaaggacaagcttacggtcttaggaatttcaaaattgatcctaggcatgtcaaatttaatcatgggcatgggcatgaaagtacaagcctacggtattgggcatctcaaaattgatcctaggcatgtcaaattaaaacgttgggcatgggcatgaaagcacaaccctgcaGTCTTTGGATTCTCAAAATTCAaactaggcatgtcaaatttaaacttgggcatatcaagtttaattttgggcatgggaatgaaagcacaacccttcagtcttaggcatctcaaaatctatcctaggcatgtcaaatttaaacttgggcatgtcaaattgaatcttgggtatGGGAATTAAAGCACAAGCCGACGGTcgtaggaatctcaaaattgatcctaggcatgtcaatttTAAACTTGgcc encodes the following:
- the LOC113312764 gene encoding F-box/LRR-repeat protein At4g14096-like, with translation MNYSSTSFIFPLSFFTYDSLILLDLRFDLAVIAKFIIPNTIYFPNLKILRLESLQFLNEITSTRKFFSNCPILEKLSLTFCDIFERLRIGHPTLKHLAITYCGFTESTVEIDAPILLTISYTGEPATDFLLGSFPSLVEATVNLNIQDFEEYDDPNKVFVKIFEELSSEKLLKICADSFLSVKITCVEDEDCWSLDPKCLPPHLKVIKFKIFEGHSMELNAINLFLKYVQFLECVTIVASLRLFEDHLEQNSVIKQLLMFPKPPNCVVKFLTSSSDT